One region of Solanum pennellii chromosome 6, SPENNV200 genomic DNA includes:
- the LOC107023642 gene encoding uncharacterized protein LOC107023642 isoform X2 — translation MEEHLVLRVDHLITPESLHSLPRPEHTEFSGGTSVTQTVGTSSGIDAQENEYQRAGDEEEPLLQTVECRICQEEDSLKNLEIPCGCSGSLKYAHRKCVQQWCDEKGDITCEICHQLYQPGYTARPAPPQSEDTSIDIRGWTVGGTQVDFHDPRLLAMAAAERRLLEADYDEYSDSNASGAAFFRSAALILLALLLLRHALIVGDANEDEDDVSTFFTLFLLRAAGFLLPCYIIAWAIGILQRRRQRQEAAAIAAAEVAFLAQAGQHRGLHVTIAPGPAPAAEPSTTPATPQVSMPPEQAATTHLQPV, via the exons ATGGAAGAACATTTGGTTTTGCGTGTTGACCATCTTATCACACCCGAATCATTGCACTCTCTGCCACGGCCCGAGCATACAGAATTCTCTGGGGGCACATCTGTCACTCAGACAGTTGGTACATCCTCAGGTATTGATGCTCAAGAGAACGAATATCAAAGAGCCGGAGATGAAGAAGAGCCATTACTTCAGACTGTGGAATGTCGGATTTGTCAGGAAGAAGATAGCTTGAAAAATTTGGAGATTCCTTGTGGTTGCAGTGGCAGCTTGAAG TATGCACATAGAAAATGTGTTCAACAATGGTGTGATGAGAAGGGAGATATAACTTGCGAGATTTGCCATCAG CTTTATCAGCCTGGCTATACTGCTCGGCCCGCGCCTCCTCAATCTGAAGATACATCCATTGACATCAG AGGTTGGACAGTGGGTGGCACTCAGGTCGACTTTCATGATCCTCGACTTCTTGCAATGGCTGCTGCTGAACGCCGTCTTCTAGAGGCTGACTATGACGAATATTCAGATTCAAATGCTAGTGGAGCTGCATTTTTTCGGTCTGCCGCTTTGATT CTATTGGCCCTTCTGTTACTGAGGCATGCTCTGATAGTTGGAGATGCtaatgaggatgaggatgatgTTTCCACCTTTTTCACG CTTTTCCTGCTCCGTGCTGCCGGTTTTCTTTTACCTTGTTACATTATAGCTTGGGCTATCGGTATATTGCAGCGTCGCAGGCAAAGACAG GAGGCAGCAGCAATAGCAGCAGCCGAAGTTGCTTTCCTTGCGCAGGCAGGGCAGCATAGGGGTTTGCATGTCACAATTGCACCTGGACCTGCACCGGCAGCAGAACCTTCGACAACACCAGCAACTCCTCAGGTGTCAATGCCACCGGAACAGGCAGCAACTACTCATCTACAACCAGTATAA
- the LOC107023642 gene encoding uncharacterized protein LOC107023642 isoform X1, with amino-acid sequence MEEHLVLRVDHLITPESLHSLPRPEHTEFSGGTSVTQTVGTSSGIDAQENEYQRAGDEEEPLLQTVECRICQEEDSLKNLEIPCGCSGSLKYAHRKCVQQWCDEKGDITCEICHQLYQPGYTARPAPPQSEDTSIDIRGWTVGGTQVDFHDPRLLAMAAAERRLLEADYDEYSDSNASGAAFFRSAALILLALLLLRHALIVGDANEDEDDVSTFFTLFLLRAAGFLLPCYIIAWAIGILQRRRQRQQEAAAIAAAEVAFLAQAGQHRGLHVTIAPGPAPAAEPSTTPATPQVSMPPEQAATTHLQPV; translated from the exons ATGGAAGAACATTTGGTTTTGCGTGTTGACCATCTTATCACACCCGAATCATTGCACTCTCTGCCACGGCCCGAGCATACAGAATTCTCTGGGGGCACATCTGTCACTCAGACAGTTGGTACATCCTCAGGTATTGATGCTCAAGAGAACGAATATCAAAGAGCCGGAGATGAAGAAGAGCCATTACTTCAGACTGTGGAATGTCGGATTTGTCAGGAAGAAGATAGCTTGAAAAATTTGGAGATTCCTTGTGGTTGCAGTGGCAGCTTGAAG TATGCACATAGAAAATGTGTTCAACAATGGTGTGATGAGAAGGGAGATATAACTTGCGAGATTTGCCATCAG CTTTATCAGCCTGGCTATACTGCTCGGCCCGCGCCTCCTCAATCTGAAGATACATCCATTGACATCAG AGGTTGGACAGTGGGTGGCACTCAGGTCGACTTTCATGATCCTCGACTTCTTGCAATGGCTGCTGCTGAACGCCGTCTTCTAGAGGCTGACTATGACGAATATTCAGATTCAAATGCTAGTGGAGCTGCATTTTTTCGGTCTGCCGCTTTGATT CTATTGGCCCTTCTGTTACTGAGGCATGCTCTGATAGTTGGAGATGCtaatgaggatgaggatgatgTTTCCACCTTTTTCACG CTTTTCCTGCTCCGTGCTGCCGGTTTTCTTTTACCTTGTTACATTATAGCTTGGGCTATCGGTATATTGCAGCGTCGCAGGCAAAGACAG CAGGAGGCAGCAGCAATAGCAGCAGCCGAAGTTGCTTTCCTTGCGCAGGCAGGGCAGCATAGGGGTTTGCATGTCACAATTGCACCTGGACCTGCACCGGCAGCAGAACCTTCGACAACACCAGCAACTCCTCAGGTGTCAATGCCACCGGAACAGGCAGCAACTACTCATCTACAACCAGTATAA
- the LOC107023643 gene encoding gibberellin-regulated protein 6-like — protein MAKIVSILLLALLVISMLANTVMAANGKHHHHAKYGPGSLKPSQCLPQCTRRCSKTQYHKPCMFFCQKCCNKCLCVPPGTYGNKAVCPCYNNWKTKEGGPKCP, from the exons ATGGCCAAGATTGTTTCAATTCTCCTTTTGGCCCTTCTTGTCATTTCCATGCTTGCTAACACTGTTATGGCTGCAAATGGCAAACACCACCACCATGCT AAGTATGGACCAGGGAGCTTGAAGCCCTCGC AATGCCTACCACAATGTACGAGGAGGTGTAGCAAGACACAGTACCACAAGCCATGCATGTTCTTCTGCCAAAAATGTTGCAACAAGTGTTTGTGTGTTCCACCTGGTACCTATGGAAACAAGGCTGTTTGTCCTTGTTACAATAACTGGAAGACCAAGGAAGGAGGACCTAAATGCCCTTAA